In Thermococcus stetteri, one genomic interval encodes:
- a CDS encoding ABC transporter permease, translating into MVGVERVLGAFGEHLVLTYASLFLSIAVGIPLAMLSLKSKKLASIIMGFANLVQAIPSFAVVAIVVPLLGIGFTPAVFAIFLRALLPIVKNTYVGLSEVDEAMIDAARGIGLTEWEIMRYVRFPHAYPAMFAGIKFAAVLANSIAILTAIIGSGGLGSLVFEGLASFNTDKILAGSIPAILMAVFIDISFSYLEKRVTPKGIGGV; encoded by the coding sequence ATGGTAGGCGTTGAAAGGGTTCTTGGGGCCTTTGGGGAGCACCTCGTTCTGACCTACGCTTCTCTCTTCCTCAGCATAGCCGTGGGGATCCCTTTGGCCATGCTCTCACTCAAGAGCAAAAAGCTGGCATCGATAATTATGGGCTTCGCCAACCTTGTCCAGGCTATACCGAGCTTTGCCGTTGTTGCCATAGTGGTTCCCCTCCTCGGGATAGGCTTCACTCCCGCGGTTTTCGCAATATTCCTCCGGGCACTTCTCCCCATAGTCAAGAACACCTACGTAGGGCTTAGTGAAGTGGATGAAGCGATGATAGATGCCGCCCGGGGAATAGGGCTTACGGAATGGGAGATAATGCGCTACGTCCGTTTTCCGCACGCCTACCCGGCGATGTTCGCGGGCATCAAGTTTGCCGCCGTGCTTGCAAACTCAATAGCGATACTCACGGCCATAATAGGCTCCGGAGGGCTGGGGAGCCTGGTTTTTGAGGGTTTAGCGAGCTTCAACACGGACAAAATCCTTGCCGGCTCGATCCCGGCGATACTGATGGCGGTGTTTATTGATATCAGCTTTTCCTACCTCGAAAAGAGGGTTACTCCAAAGGGAATAGGAGGTGTGTAA
- a CDS encoding ABC transporter permease — MDIRWIWESQNLTQRTLEHLRMFGIALGLALVIGISLGFVLYRRPKLAPIAFNVLNILETVPTLALLVLLLPLLGLGEKPTIAASVLYSILPIARNTYTGLTSVERSYIEVAEAIGLSEREILLRVRFPLALPLIAAGVRIAVVFTMGVVTLGGLIAAGGLGAPIQTGIHLYDRNIIIVTGLWVGVLALLLDGAAALIERYLRDRYGRR, encoded by the coding sequence ATGGACATTAGATGGATATGGGAGAGCCAGAACCTCACCCAAAGAACGCTTGAGCACCTCCGCATGTTCGGAATAGCGCTGGGTCTGGCCCTCGTTATTGGCATCTCTTTAGGTTTTGTGCTCTACAGGCGGCCGAAGCTGGCTCCAATAGCGTTCAACGTCCTGAACATCCTTGAGACCGTGCCAACGCTCGCACTCCTCGTCCTTCTCCTTCCCCTCCTCGGCCTCGGAGAGAAGCCCACCATAGCGGCTTCCGTTCTCTATTCCATCCTCCCCATAGCGAGGAACACCTATACCGGGCTGACGAGCGTTGAGAGGAGCTACATCGAGGTGGCCGAAGCGATAGGGCTGAGTGAGAGGGAGATATTGCTTAGGGTTCGCTTTCCCCTCGCCCTACCGCTCATAGCGGCCGGCGTGAGGATAGCGGTGGTCTTTACCATGGGTGTCGTTACACTAGGCGGCCTTATAGCGGCCGGCGGCCTTGGGGCGCCGATACAGACGGGCATACATCTCTATGATAGGAACATAATCATAGTCACCGGCCTGTGGGTTGGGGTTTTGGCACTCCTCCTCGACGGGGCTGCCGCGCTGATAGAGAGATACCTGAGGGATCGCTATGGTAGGCGTTGA
- a CDS encoding ABC transporter ATP-binding protein has protein sequence MLFERIETVELRGVTKRYGNFTAVDHVDLEVLGGELLILIGPSGSGKTTLLRTINRLVEPDEGEISINGRNIKEFDVVKLRRSIGYVIQQIGIFPHMTVKENISLLMRLEGWIEEEIEKRVNELLDLVALPREFSERYPHQLSGGQQQRVGLARALALNPPLLLMDEPFGALDPILRKQLQEEFLRIKEVLGRTIVFVTHDIEEAFKLGDRIAIMRDGKLVQVGYPDELVLNPADEFVAKLVNADKKFKHLDTLKVKDLMVDAGKYTVEVQRKDELLQWMKDRNLEFAVMVEKGALKGVTDLKSLLKSQDLEEALMEPLVFSPCYSLASALAEMKRRNAFLGVVVEREKPIGILLANEVLLKLL, from the coding sequence ATGCTCTTCGAAAGAATAGAAACCGTCGAGCTCAGGGGTGTTACAAAGCGCTATGGAAACTTCACGGCAGTTGACCACGTTGACCTTGAGGTACTCGGCGGGGAGCTTTTAATACTCATAGGGCCGAGCGGAAGCGGGAAGACAACGCTTCTGAGGACGATAAACCGCCTGGTGGAGCCTGACGAGGGCGAGATCTCCATCAACGGTCGAAACATTAAGGAGTTCGACGTTGTAAAGCTGAGGCGGAGTATCGGCTACGTCATCCAGCAGATAGGCATCTTCCCACACATGACCGTTAAGGAGAACATCTCCCTCCTGATGAGACTCGAGGGCTGGATCGAGGAGGAAATAGAGAAAAGGGTAAACGAGCTTCTGGATCTGGTCGCCCTTCCTAGGGAGTTCTCGGAGAGGTATCCCCACCAGCTCAGCGGCGGCCAGCAGCAGAGGGTTGGCCTCGCGAGGGCCCTCGCTCTAAACCCCCCTCTTCTGTTGATGGATGAGCCCTTCGGCGCTTTAGATCCAATCTTGAGGAAACAACTTCAGGAAGAGTTCTTGAGAATAAAAGAAGTTCTCGGGAGGACCATTGTTTTCGTAACCCACGACATAGAGGAGGCCTTCAAGCTCGGTGATAGAATAGCGATAATGAGAGACGGAAAGCTTGTGCAGGTGGGGTATCCTGATGAGCTCGTCCTCAATCCAGCGGATGAGTTCGTCGCTAAGTTAGTTAATGCGGACAAGAAGTTCAAGCATCTCGACACGCTGAAGGTGAAAGACCTCATGGTGGATGCCGGGAAATACACGGTGGAAGTGCAGAGAAAGGACGAGTTGCTCCAGTGGATGAAAGATAGAAACCTTGAATTTGCAGTTATGGTGGAAAAAGGGGCACTTAAAGGGGTTACGGATTTAAAATCTCTATTAAAGTCGCAGGATTTAGAGGAAGCTCTCATGGAGCCCCTTGTATTTTCTCCCTGTTATTCACTCGCTTCCGCCCTGGCTGAGATGAAACGCAGGAATGCCTTTCTTGGAGTTGTAGTTGAGAGGGAAAAGCCCATTGGCATTTTACTTGCTAATGAAGTTCTTTTAAAGCTCTTGTGA
- a CDS encoding glycine betaine ABC transporter substrate-binding protein, with translation MKRFGALALAGLIAVAFLSGCISQNEEVPTIVIGSKPFNEQYIVAHMIALLLEENGFKAEVKEGLGGTLVNYEALKKGQIHLYVEYTGTAYNNILKLEPPKKWDPDYVYEKSKEEMLKRDGILTLVKLGFRDDYAIAVKKEFAEKNNLEKLSDLAPYAPEMTLGTDPEFATRPDGLPRIKEVYGFTFGEVKQMEPTLMYEAIKNGQVDAISAYTTDARVDLFGLKILEDDKGALPPYDAVILIKKEFADKYPEVVEVLKKLEGLIDTDTMRALNYQYDVEKKDARDIAREFLIEKGLLKG, from the coding sequence ATGAAAAGGTTTGGTGCACTGGCCCTGGCCGGTTTGATTGCGGTTGCCTTTCTAAGCGGCTGCATAAGCCAGAATGAAGAAGTCCCCACCATAGTTATCGGCTCGAAGCCCTTCAACGAGCAGTACATAGTTGCTCACATGATAGCACTCCTCCTTGAGGAGAACGGCTTCAAGGCGGAGGTGAAGGAGGGTCTCGGTGGAACTCTGGTAAACTATGAGGCCCTGAAGAAGGGACAGATCCACCTCTACGTTGAATATACCGGAACAGCCTACAACAACATCCTCAAGCTCGAACCCCCCAAGAAGTGGGACCCCGACTACGTCTATGAGAAAAGCAAGGAGGAGATGTTAAAGCGCGATGGCATTCTAACCCTCGTAAAGCTTGGTTTTAGGGATGACTACGCGATAGCCGTTAAGAAAGAATTTGCAGAGAAGAACAACTTAGAAAAACTCAGTGATCTTGCTCCATACGCACCTGAGATGACCCTCGGAACCGACCCGGAGTTCGCAACGAGACCCGATGGCCTTCCAAGGATTAAGGAGGTCTACGGCTTTACCTTTGGGGAAGTAAAGCAGATGGAGCCAACGCTTATGTACGAGGCAATAAAGAACGGACAGGTTGATGCGATTTCAGCGTACACGACCGATGCGAGGGTTGACCTCTTCGGGTTGAAAATCCTTGAGGATGATAAAGGAGCCCTACCCCCTTACGATGCCGTGATTTTAATAAAGAAGGAGTTCGCCGACAAATATCCGGAAGTAGTGGAGGTCCTCAAGAAGCTCGAGGGGCTCATTGACACCGACACCATGCGCGCTCTAAACTACCAGTACGACGTAGAAAAGAAGGATGCGAGGGACATAGCGAGGGAGTTTTTAATTGAGAAAGGCCTCCTTAAGGGCTGA